The proteins below come from a single Roseiflexus sp. RS-1 genomic window:
- a CDS encoding dihydrolipoyl dehydrogenase family protein — MTDHFHTIVIGAGSGGLTVAYGLASLGKPVALIEARHVGGDCTNTGCIPSKTLIHLAGRGDSNASAVLAAVRRRRDALRNKETREFGAVANLSLISGRARLVSPERVAVTLPDGGERILTTRHIVLATGARPRMIAIPGLPAARALTSERIFEIDTAPRHLAIIGGGAIGVELAFAFRDLGSQVSIIDIAPRVLIRHLPGVSRVIEASLHARGIALHLNARPHSYDESTQTLRVEHAGRVMSLHDVDYVLIAVGRERNVEGLGLETAGVRFSTQAGIETDAYGRTNVRNIYAVGDVTATSAFTHSANAQGRRVVQQIAFPWLPLRTPEPFYPEIVFSNPEVATTGMKPEQIAQRYHPNLVRRIHIDLATQTDRGYTDEVHHGFIMVDAMRLTGKILGVTIVAPKASEMISFFTLAIQEGISMYRLYRTVYPYPTFSSGIQKATDMFLRDTLTNLRGELSAYLRYRWFQRRGEASFASAIDRQARQS; from the coding sequence GTGACCGACCATTTTCATACGATCGTGATCGGCGCCGGTTCCGGCGGTTTAACCGTCGCCTATGGGCTTGCCAGCCTGGGCAAACCGGTCGCGTTGATCGAGGCGCGCCACGTTGGCGGAGATTGCACGAATACCGGCTGCATTCCATCGAAAACCCTCATCCACCTCGCCGGTCGAGGCGACAGCAACGCCAGCGCCGTGCTCGCCGCAGTGCGTCGCAGGCGCGATGCCCTGCGCAACAAAGAGACGCGGGAGTTCGGCGCAGTCGCCAACCTGAGCCTGATATCCGGTCGTGCGCGTCTGGTCAGCCCGGAGCGAGTCGCCGTTACCCTGCCCGATGGTGGCGAGCGCATCCTGACAACACGCCACATTGTGCTGGCAACCGGTGCGCGACCGCGTATGATCGCCATTCCAGGGTTGCCAGCAGCGCGCGCCCTGACCAGTGAACGCATCTTTGAGATCGACACTGCGCCGCGCCATCTGGCAATCATCGGCGGGGGAGCGATTGGCGTCGAACTGGCGTTTGCGTTCCGTGACCTGGGCAGCCAGGTGAGCATCATCGACATCGCCCCGCGGGTGCTGATCCGTCATCTTCCCGGCGTCTCCCGCGTGATTGAGGCGTCGCTGCACGCCAGAGGGATCGCGCTCCACCTGAACGCGCGCCCCCATTCCTACGACGAATCCACTCAGACCTTGCGCGTCGAACACGCCGGACGGGTCATGTCGCTGCACGACGTGGACTATGTGCTGATCGCTGTGGGTCGTGAACGCAACGTGGAGGGTCTGGGGCTGGAGACGGCCGGTGTACGATTCAGCACCCAGGCGGGGATCGAAACCGATGCGTATGGTCGCACGAATGTACGGAATATCTATGCGGTCGGCGATGTGACTGCTACTTCTGCGTTCACCCATTCCGCCAATGCGCAGGGACGCCGCGTGGTGCAACAGATCGCCTTTCCCTGGTTGCCGCTGCGCACGCCTGAACCGTTCTATCCAGAGATTGTTTTTAGCAACCCGGAGGTGGCGACGACGGGGATGAAGCCGGAGCAGATTGCACAGCGCTACCATCCGAATCTGGTCAGGCGAATCCATATCGATCTGGCAACGCAGACTGATCGCGGATATACTGACGAAGTGCATCATGGTTTCATTATGGTCGATGCGATGCGTCTGACCGGCAAGATTCTCGGAGTGACGATTGTTGCGCCAAAAGCGTCGGAAATGATCTCTTTCTTTACACTGGCGATCCAGGAAGGCATCTCGATGTACCGCCTGTATCGCACCGTCTACCCGTATCCGACGTTTTCCAGCGGAATCCAGAAGGCAACAGACATGTTCCTGCGCGACACGCTTACCAATCTGCGTGGCGAACTGAGCGCCTACCTGCGCTATCGCTGGTTCCAACGCCGTGGAGAAGCGTCGTTCGCCAGCGCGATTGATCGTCAGGCGCGGCAATCCTGA
- a CDS encoding CDP-alcohol phosphatidyltransferase family protein yields MIDKTLRESKDALFTWLVRGPVRQIHPAVVTVLAAVVGVAAAVAAWQSAYVAAVCLWLMNRALDGLDGAIARVTGTQSDLGAYLDIMLDYVVYAAIPLGLALASGESAVLLALAVLLGSFYLNSASWMYLAAMLEKRNAGAASRGETTSVTMPAGLIEGAETIVFYTLFLLFPNALVLLFSLMATLVLVTASQRVGWALWHMKDG; encoded by the coding sequence ATGATCGACAAAACGCTGCGCGAGTCGAAAGATGCGCTGTTCACCTGGCTGGTACGCGGTCCTGTTCGCCAGATCCATCCCGCGGTCGTTACTGTTCTGGCGGCTGTCGTCGGTGTTGCGGCTGCCGTCGCCGCCTGGCAGAGCGCGTATGTGGCGGCGGTGTGTCTCTGGTTGATGAACCGCGCGCTCGATGGACTCGATGGCGCCATTGCGCGGGTTACAGGCACGCAGAGCGATCTGGGAGCATACCTTGACATCATGCTCGATTATGTCGTCTATGCGGCCATACCGCTGGGATTGGCGCTCGCAAGCGGAGAATCCGCCGTTCTGCTGGCGCTGGCAGTGCTGCTGGGAAGTTTCTATCTCAACAGCGCAAGCTGGATGTATCTGGCGGCTATGTTGGAGAAGCGCAACGCTGGCGCTGCGTCGCGGGGCGAAACCACGTCGGTGACGATGCCAGCGGGGTTGATCGAAGGCGCCGAGACGATAGTGTTCTATACGCTCTTCCTGCTGTTTCCCAACGCTCTGGTTCTCTTGTTTTCGTTGATGGCGACGCTGGTGCTGGTCACCGCCAGTCAACGGGTAGGCTGGGCGCTGTGGCATATGAAAGATGGGTGA